The Solirubrobacter pauli sequence CGTTGCCGTCGAGCCCGCGGACCTTCACGGTGAAGGTCGCGGCGCCGATCGCCGTCGGCGTGCCGGTGATCGTGTCCCCCGCGAGCCGCAGGCCGGCCGGCAGGGCGCCGCCGCTGACGGTCCAGGTGTACGGCGTCACGGCGCCGGCCGCCTCGAGCTTGGCCGAGTACGGCGTGCCGGTGACCGCGCCGCGGAGCGCCGTCGTGGCGATCACCGCGGGCGGCGTCTTGGTGAGGATGTCGTACGAGCGCAGGGCCTTCTGGCCGAGCGAGTCCTTGGCGGCGATCTCGACGCTGCGCGTGCCGTAGCCGGTCGCGGTGCCGGTGATGCGGCCGTCCGACTCCAGCTTGAGGCCGTCCGGCAGGCGGCCGCTGTTGACCGCGTAGGTCAGCGGCGCGCGCGAGGACGTGGCCGCGACCTTGGCGCTGTAGGCCTTGCCGCGCTCGGCGTCCGGAAGCGTCTTGGTCGTGAACGTCGGGACCGGCGGCTTGTCGGCCTTCGCGATCGTCCAGTCCTCGGACCAGATGTCGCGGATGCCCTTGTCGAAGTTGAACTTCCAGACCTTGAAGCGCAGACCACCACCGGCCTGCAGGCCGCCGGAGAGGCGCCACCACGGATCCTTGGCCGTGTCGGCCTTGAGCTGCATGAAGAGGTCGGCGGTCAGGTACGGGCCGGCGACGTCGTAGAAGTCGAACATCAGCTTCGGGCCGATCGCGGCCTTGATGTTCAGCGTGCCCGACGGGGTCGGCTTGTAGGTCTTGAAGGAGGCCTTGGCGCTGCCGTACGGACCGAACTTCGAGCCGTCCCACTGGACGCCGAACTCGGTGTCCAGCGACTGCTCGACCCACGTCGAGATGCGCGCGCCGACGGACGCCTCGCCCGTGACCTGGAAGTTGAGCTTGGGCACGATCACGACCGGCACGGGGCCGACGGAGAACGTCCACGGCGAGAAGCGGTAGTCCTTCGGGAGCAGGTCGAGCTCGAGCTCGCACTTGGCCTCACCCTCGATGCCGACCTCGATGCGCGCGTCCTGATGGAGCTTGACGCCGACGAAGGCCTTGATCGTGAGCGGCGCCCACACGCCGCCCCACGCGATGCCGACGTTCGTGCCGGCGTTGAAGTTGACGTCGCCGTCGATCGTGGCGCGCGCGCCGGTCGAGCACGAGTAGGGCCGCTCGAAGCCCTTGTTCTCGGACTTGGCGGCGAACGCCTTCGGCTTGTCCTGCAGCGAGAAGCCCGGCTGGATGCGCTTGAGGCCGGCGCCGGGGTTGCCCGCGGCGATCGCGTCCTCGAAGTCCTCCTTGGACATCTCGAGCTTCGGCTCGGCCTCGATCTCGGCCTGCGGGCCGATCGCGGTGAGCGGCGCGGGGCCGCCGACGGCGATCGTCTTGTCGCCCTCACGGCGGACCGCCGCGACCTCGACGAGCATGCCGCCCGGGGTCTGCGGGCCGACGCCGGCCGCCAGGACCGTGCCCGGCTGGACGAGCGCCTGCGGGTCCTCGACCACGACCTCGCGGACGCCGTTCGGGTCACCCTGGACCGTCTGGATGGCGCTCGGCTCGGCGACGCGGGTCTTGCTCTCGACGTGCTGCATGAAGCGCACGCCGACCCAGCCGGCGACGCCCTTGCGCAGCTTCGCGCGGGTCTGGTGGTACGTCGCGAACGTCGTGACGTCCTGGCCCGGGATCGAGTCGGCGACGATCGTGTAAGTGCCGGGACGGACCTTGCGGAACGTCGTGGACTTCGAGATCACGCGCTTGAACTTCTTGGGCCCGGTGACCGTGACGCGCGGGGTGCTGCCCTTCGGGGCGAACTTCACCGAGACGCGCAGCGACGTCTTCTTGCGCTTGGTGGTGGCGACCTTCGCCTTCTTGCCCTTGGCCTTGTCCCACGACGAGCGTTTGAGCACGATCGAGCGGGTTTGACCTTGATCGCTGCAGGTTGCGGGTGCGCAGATCGGCGCGGCCGCTGAAGCGGCGGCGGGCAGCGCGAGGCCGAGCAAGCTGGCGACGACGAGGACGGGACGGAACTTCGGCAAGGCGACACTCCAAGGGATCGGGTACTCCCTGGTCGGTCGCCCGCCTTGAGGCGAACTTTAGGACGCGGTCAGCGCCCTGCCAAAAGCGCGCTAGGTGAGGAGGATCGCCATGGTGTTCACGACGAACAGCACGGCGAAGATGATCGTCCAGCGGTCCAGGTTCTTCTCCATCAGCGAGCCACCGGAGGTGCCACCCGCGACGCCGACGCCGAACGCGCCGGACATGCCCGCGTCCTTGCCCGAGTGCAGGAGCACCAGGAAGATGACCCCGACGGCGAGGAAGACCTGAAGGACGCTGAGAACCGTGTTGACCATGACGGCGGCCTAGGGTAGCGGGTCGATCTGATCGAGACGCTTCAAGATGTCGACGGCTTCGGCGCGGAGCGTGCGATCGAGCGTCTTCCAGTCCGTCTCGCTGAGCTTGCCCGTCCGATAGTCCAGCTCGGCGTCGCGGATCTCCCGGTACTTCGCCTCCTTGAGCGCGTCCAGCTCAGCGCGCTCGGCCTCCAGGCGCTCGTCCGTCTCGCGCCCCTTGCCGCGCAGCGGCTGGGTGACGGTGAGCACGGCGCCGGCGACGACCGCGAGGATGACGAGGAACTCCATCAGGCGGGGACGCTCTCGGCGGGCTCGGGCTCGCGGACGTCCTTGCCCACGCGCGCGGCGTACTTGGCGCTCGTGATCTTCGTCAGGCCGCGCTTGGCCGGCCAGCCGGCGAGGATGCCGCCGAGGACCGCGATCAGCGATCCCAGCCAGATCCACGTCACGAGCGGGTTGACCTCGAAGCGGAAGCGGGCGGGCGGCGGGTTCTCGGCGTAGGCGTCGGTGAGGCCCTGGAGCGCGACCGCGAGGAACTCGTTCGCCTGGTCGCCGGTCAGGTCGTCGGCGGCCTTGTCGAAGACCTCGTCGCCCTCGTCGATCTGCGGGCGCAGCTTGGCGATGTCCGGCGCGACCGCGGCCCACGTGTCCTCGCCGAGCGACGCGTCGAGGGCGACCTCGGTCGTGGCCTCGCCGTCGAAGAAGCGGGAGACCGGGCCGAGCGAGGTGTCCTGGGACGGGAAGTAGTCCTTCGACGTGTGCATCGGCTTGCCGTCGACGCGCAGGTCGGCGCCGAAGACGATCCGCTCCAGCCGGCCGTTCGGCGCGGCGACGAGCTCGGACGTCGGCTTGACGTAGGTGAACTCGCGGCCGCCGACGATCGCGGTCTCCCCCGGGCGCAGCGCCACGTCGCGGACGTCCTTGAACGACGAGGACGCGGCCACGCCGACGAAGATCACGACGATGCCGATGTGCACCGTGTAGCCGCCGTAGCGGCGGCGGTTGCGCTTGACCAACTGCACCAGCGCGACCGGGACGGCCTCCTTGGCGACGGCGCGGCGGGCGCGGGTCCCGCGCCAGAACTCCTGCACGACCGTGCCGAGCACGAACGCGCCGAACGTGAACATGATCAGCGCCGTCACCGAGCCGCTGACGCCGAACGCGAGCAGCGCGACGAGCACCGCGACCGCGAAGATCGCCGGCTTGCCGAGGTTGCGGCGGAAGTTCGACGCGGTCGCGCGGCGCCAGGCGATGACGGGGCCGATCGCGGTCAGCAGCACGAGGATCAGCGCCAGCGGCACGATGAAGCGCTCGTACACGGGCGGGCCGATGTTGCGCTGGCGGCCGGTGACGGCCTCGGCGATCAGCGGGAAGAAGGTGCCCCAGAAGACGACGAAGCACATCGCCACGAGCACGAAGTTGTTCAGCAGGAAGACCGCTTCGCGCGAGAGCAGCGAGTCCAGCCGGTGCTCGGACTTGAGCGACTCGTGGCGGGTCGCGACCAGGAAGATCGAGCCGGCGATCATCACGGCGAGCAGGATCAGGAACGGCACGCCGAGCGTGGAGGCGCCGAACGCGTGGATCGAGTTCAGCACGCCGGAGCGCACCAGGAACGTGCCCAGGATCGAGAGCACGCCGGTGGCCAGCACGAGCGACACGTTCCACGTGCGCAGCATCCCGCGGCGCTCCTGGATCATCACGCTGTGCAGGAACGCGGTGGCCGTGAGCCACGGCATCAGCGACGCGTTCTCCACCGGATCCCACATCCAGTAGCCGCCCCAGTCGAGCTCGTGGTAGCTCCAGCGGGCGCCGAGGACGATGCCGAACCCGAGCGCGCACCAGGCGGCGAGCGTGAACGGGCGCGTGGAGCGGATCCACTCCGCGTCGAGCCGGCGCGTGATCAGCGCCGCGATGCCGAACGCGAACGGCACCGCGAACAGCGTGTAGCCGCTGTAGAGCATCGGCGGGTGGATCATCATCCCCGGGTCGCGCAGCAGCGGGTTCAGCCCCGCGCCCTCGGCGACGATCCGGTCAGCGCGCGTGAACGGCGACTCGCCGAAGAGCATCACGCCCGCGAAGAACGCGCCGAAGCCCAGCAGCACCGCGGTCGCGTACGGGGCGAGCGCGCGCAGCTTGTGACGCGTGATGAAGAGGATGATGCTCGACCACAGGCCGAGCGAGAACAGCCACAGCAGCAGCGAGCCCTCCTGGGAGGACCACATCGCGGTGAGCCGGTAGAAGAGCGGCGTCGTCGTCGAAGAGTGCGACGCGACGACGGCGAACTCGAAGTCCGAGCGCACGAACGCCGCCTCGAGCAGCACGAAGGCGACGGCGGTCGCGCCCGCCATCGCGTACGCCGCGCGACGGCCGGACGCGACGAAGTCACGCCTGCGGGCCCGAGCGCCGTACAGCGAGGCCGCGATCCCGTAGAGCGCGGCCGCGAAGGCGACGATCAGGCAGGCATGACCCGCGTTGATCACGTCAGGTGTTGGTCTTGTCCGCCGTGAACTTCGACGGGCACTTCGTGATCAGGGTGCCGACCTGGCCCACGTACACGTCGCCCTGCTTGACCACGTCGACGACGATCTCACGGTCGGCGCGGAACGGGTCCGGCAGGCGGCCGGCGTAGGTGACCGGCACGGAGACCGAGCCCTCGCGATCACGGACGCGGAAGTACGTCGTGTCGCCCTTGGTCTCGTAGCCCTTGACCACCTTGCCGACCAGCTGGTACTTGGCGCCGGGGGTCGGCGTGGCGTTGACCAGCTCGGACGGCTGGCGGGCCTCGGTCGAGGCGGAGAAGCTCGTCAGCGCCAGGGCGCCGGCCAGCAGAACGGCCGCGCTCAGGGCCACGACGAAGCGGATGGTGCGCTTCCGTGACGGATCCACATCTGCAGTATGGCGCGCCCATGACGGAAGCGGCGCTAACGAATCTCAACACCGGAAACTGAAACCTCCGGGAAGACCTGCCGTTAACGGGTTGGAGAGATGCACATCACGAGTTCACTGACCATGCCTCGCCGACGCTCTCGCAAGCGCGGCAAGAACGCCACCAGCCCCGGCCGGGAGCGCAACAAGCGCGCCAACGTGAGCCAGGACGCCGCCACCTACAGCTGCTCCTGCGGCTACATCTTCAAGGCCGCCGTGACCACCAACGTCGGCTGCCCGCACTGCGGCACCGATCAGGCCTGGTAGGCGCTCAAGGGGGGCCTCGGCGGCGCCGATGAGCGTCCCGATGCCACCTTTCGCGCCTGAGCCGCAGTCGCAGTACGCCCACGGCACCCCGTACTCGAGTTGGCGCCGCCGCGTCGCCGCCTACCTCGTCGACTTCCTCGTGCTGCTCGCGCTCTACGGAGTGCCCCTGGCCGCCTCCTGGGTGGCCATCTACGCGGTGACCGACGACGACGCGACGGCCGAATCCTGGTCGGCAATCGCGCTCTACGCGCTGATCCCGATCGTCACGCTGCCCTACTACGCGCTCACGATGCGCCGCGGTGGCGCCCGCAACGGCCAGACGTGGGGCAAGCAGGCGCTCGGCATCCGCGTCGTTCGCCAGACGGGCGAACCGGTCACCGGCGGCTTCGCGCTCCTGCGCGAGATGCTGGTCAAGAACCTGCTGCTGGGCATCTGCGGGATCGTCCAGCTGATCGACTTCCTGTGGCCGATGTGGGACGACTACCGGCAGTCGCTGCACGACAAGATCGTCAGCACGTTCGTTGTGCGAGCCTGAGGCGCGTGGCCACCGCCGACCTGACCGTGATCGCCCTCGGGCGCGCCGACGCGAGCGCGTCCGCCTACATCGCCGCCATCCAGCGCCGCCTGGCCGAGCAGGACCGGGTGCGCTACGTGATGCACGCGATGGGCACCTCGCTGGAGGGGGCGACCGCGGACATCCTCGCCCTCGTCGGCGAGTTGCACGCGGTGCCGTTCGAGCAGGGCATCCCGCGCGTCTACACCGTGCTCAAGCTCGACGAGCGGCGCGACCGGCCGGACCAGACGCTGGCCGACAAGGTGGCCTCGGTCGAGCGGCGCCTGGCCGAGTCGTGACGGCGGAGACGCCGCACGACAAGATGGCTGCCACGGTTGTCCTGAAGGCCGACCTCGCGTAGTCTCCCTCTTCGTGATGCACCGCCTTCACATCTTCGCCACGACTCGCTAAACGGGTTTCAGGCCGGCGCGCCTGGAGCCCGCTCCACGCCCGAGTCCTTCTTGCGAATTGATGTGGAGATCCTCCGTTGCACTCTCAGCTCACCCGTGCGCGGGTGCTTGCGCAGTACCGCGGCCACTGGCTGGTCGCGTCCGAATCCGATGAGGCCCCGCGGCTCCTGACCGCCCGCGGGCGGCTGGCCGAGACGCCCGTCACCGGCGACTGGGTCGGCGTGGACGACGGCGGCGCGATCGCGCACGTCTTCGACC is a genomic window containing:
- a CDS encoding cytochrome c maturation protein CcmE, producing the protein MDPSRKRTIRFVVALSAAVLLAGALALTSFSASTEARQPSELVNATPTPGAKYQLVGKVVKGYETKGDTTYFRVRDREGSVSVPVTYAGRLPDPFRADREIVVDVVKQGDVYVGQVGTLITKCPSKFTADKTNT
- a CDS encoding MTH1187 family thiamine-binding protein; its protein translation is MATADLTVIALGRADASASAYIAAIQRRLAEQDRVRYVMHAMGTSLEGATADILALVGELHAVPFEQGIPRVYTVLKLDERRDRPDQTLADKVASVERRLAES
- a CDS encoding Ig domain-containing protein, which translates into the protein MPKFRPVLVVASLLGLALPAAASAAAPICAPATCSDQGQTRSIVLKRSSWDKAKGKKAKVATTKRKKTSLRVSVKFAPKGSTPRVTVTGPKKFKRVISKSTTFRKVRPGTYTIVADSIPGQDVTTFATYHQTRAKLRKGVAGWVGVRFMQHVESKTRVAEPSAIQTVQGDPNGVREVVVEDPQALVQPGTVLAAGVGPQTPGGMLVEVAAVRREGDKTIAVGGPAPLTAIGPQAEIEAEPKLEMSKEDFEDAIAAGNPGAGLKRIQPGFSLQDKPKAFAAKSENKGFERPYSCSTGARATIDGDVNFNAGTNVGIAWGGVWAPLTIKAFVGVKLHQDARIEVGIEGEAKCELELDLLPKDYRFSPWTFSVGPVPVVIVPKLNFQVTGEASVGARISTWVEQSLDTEFGVQWDGSKFGPYGSAKASFKTYKPTPSGTLNIKAAIGPKLMFDFYDVAGPYLTADLFMQLKADTAKDPWWRLSGGLQAGGGLRFKVWKFNFDKGIRDIWSEDWTIAKADKPPVPTFTTKTLPDAERGKAYSAKVAATSSRAPLTYAVNSGRLPDGLKLESDGRITGTATGYGTRSVEIAAKDSLGQKALRSYDILTKTPPAVIATTALRGAVTGTPYSAKLEAAGAVTPYTWTVSGGALPAGLRLAGDTITGTPTAIGAATFTVKVRGLDGNEATRAFTVAVDPAPLAIGTTTLPQGKADVAYSQTLSASGGRGTYTWSATNVPAGLAVSAAGVVSGTPTGPSTAPLAVTVKDADGRTKTADVALTIIDLDALTVTTGSLPQGMNGVAYDQALTAFGGRAPYQWSADPSTLPTGLSVAGNKLTGTPTVTGTFNVKLKVTDSRNVSAERTVALELEPPGMTISTSATLPGADQNTAYSTTLATLGGTGPYTWSIDSGTLPTGLTLGASTGEITGTPTTTGTATFTVKVVSADSAVATKQLTLQVYGAPLPARDLDCPTTTWCMAVDSKNNSYTRSASGEWSNAVASGLPATTMYFVPVTCVSETWCMTGNHNGKVATWDGTAWTAIPDVPAYEVWDISCASQTFCVAAGALYDNVQDDTVPRLWKWDGTAWSAPYASSGTRGWSRINCPAVNSCVMIGNPKAGRFDGTTVTVLADQPHPGNSLACTSTTNCFAGYSGYGTSQYNGTAFTPVNVTSGGTTLYIDPVGCSVAGDICVAGGAGATDAPLWTWNGATWTKTSDVAQKSAAIDCGSPTYCVVVSYDGKSRVWNGTTWSPSATFARG
- the secG gene encoding preprotein translocase subunit SecG, which translates into the protein MVNTVLSVLQVFLAVGVIFLVLLHSGKDAGMSGAFGVGVAGGTSGGSLMEKNLDRWTIIFAVLFVVNTMAILLT
- a CDS encoding RDD family protein, whose amino-acid sequence is MPPFAPEPQSQYAHGTPYSSWRRRVAAYLVDFLVLLALYGVPLAASWVAIYAVTDDDATAESWSAIALYALIPIVTLPYYALTMRRGGARNGQTWGKQALGIRVVRQTGEPVTGGFALLREMLVKNLLLGICGIVQLIDFLWPMWDDYRQSLHDKIVSTFVVRA
- a CDS encoding heme lyase CcmF/NrfE family subunit — protein: MINAGHACLIVAFAAALYGIAASLYGARARRRDFVASGRRAAYAMAGATAVAFVLLEAAFVRSDFEFAVVASHSSTTTPLFYRLTAMWSSQEGSLLLWLFSLGLWSSIILFITRHKLRALAPYATAVLLGFGAFFAGVMLFGESPFTRADRIVAEGAGLNPLLRDPGMMIHPPMLYSGYTLFAVPFAFGIAALITRRLDAEWIRSTRPFTLAAWCALGFGIVLGARWSYHELDWGGYWMWDPVENASLMPWLTATAFLHSVMIQERRGMLRTWNVSLVLATGVLSILGTFLVRSGVLNSIHAFGASTLGVPFLILLAVMIAGSIFLVATRHESLKSEHRLDSLLSREAVFLLNNFVLVAMCFVVFWGTFFPLIAEAVTGRQRNIGPPVYERFIVPLALILVLLTAIGPVIAWRRATASNFRRNLGKPAIFAVAVLVALLAFGVSGSVTALIMFTFGAFVLGTVVQEFWRGTRARRAVAKEAVPVALVQLVKRNRRRYGGYTVHIGIVVIFVGVAASSSFKDVRDVALRPGETAIVGGREFTYVKPTSELVAAPNGRLERIVFGADLRVDGKPMHTSKDYFPSQDTSLGPVSRFFDGEATTEVALDASLGEDTWAAVAPDIAKLRPQIDEGDEVFDKAADDLTGDQANEFLAVALQGLTDAYAENPPPARFRFEVNPLVTWIWLGSLIAVLGGILAGWPAKRGLTKITSAKYAARVGKDVREPEPAESVPA